Proteins found in one Pectobacterium atrosepticum genomic segment:
- the macB gene encoding MacB family efflux pump subunit: protein MSTSLLKLTGITRRFTNGEQDVTVLKDINLTINQGEMVAIVGASGSGKSTLMNILGCLDKPSAGDYQVAGRAVGKLDNDQLAELRREHFGFIFQRYHLLGDLTALGNVEVPAIYAGKSRLARRQRAADLLTRLGLENRLHYRPSQLSGGQQQRVSIARALMNAGGIILADEPTGALDTHSGNEVLSILRDLHRQGNTVVIVTHDMTIAEHAQRVIELRDGEVIADRQTRPEEATASSPEAASSPATSALNQFKDRFIDAFKMALLAMNAQRMRTFLTMLGIIIGIASVVSVVALGKGSQEQVLANINSMGTSTLEIFPGKGFGDMDASAIQTLRASDIQPLTQQPYVHSVTPSVSTSVTMRYGNIAVSASISGVGEQFFTVRGYTLERGVLFPRSSVDELTQDAVIDKNTRDKLFPHGEDPIGQVILLGSLPVRIIGVVSKNQGGFGSDENLNVWVPYTTVMKRMVGQSYLKSITVRVKDNVDMSIAEQRITDLLMQRHGTKDFFIMNTDSIRQMIEKTTTTLTLLVSMIALISLLVGGIGVMNIMLVSVTERTREIGVRMAVGARTSDIMQQFLIEAVLVCLFGGIAGVALSLAIGVLFAPLSSNFAMIYSSSSIIAAFLCSSLIGIIFGFFPARRAARMEPIHALERE, encoded by the coding sequence ATGTCTACATCCTTACTTAAGTTGACCGGCATTACCCGCCGCTTCACCAACGGTGAACAGGACGTTACCGTTCTCAAGGACATCAACCTGACCATCAATCAGGGCGAAATGGTGGCGATTGTCGGCGCGTCGGGATCGGGAAAATCCACGCTGATGAATATTCTCGGCTGTCTGGATAAACCGTCCGCCGGTGACTATCAGGTGGCAGGACGCGCCGTTGGTAAACTGGATAACGACCAGCTCGCTGAACTGCGCCGCGAACATTTCGGCTTTATTTTCCAGCGCTATCACCTGCTTGGCGATCTGACCGCGCTGGGAAATGTTGAAGTGCCCGCGATTTATGCTGGAAAGAGCCGACTGGCGCGCCGTCAACGGGCGGCAGATCTGCTGACCAGACTGGGGCTGGAAAATCGCCTTCACTATCGACCCAGCCAGCTTTCAGGCGGCCAACAGCAGCGAGTGAGTATCGCACGGGCGCTGATGAACGCTGGCGGCATTATTCTGGCGGATGAACCGACCGGTGCGCTGGACACCCACAGCGGCAATGAAGTTCTGAGCATACTTCGCGACCTACACAGACAGGGCAATACGGTCGTGATCGTCACGCACGATATGACGATTGCTGAACACGCACAGCGCGTTATCGAACTGCGCGATGGCGAAGTGATTGCCGATAGACAGACGCGCCCAGAAGAAGCCACAGCATCGTCACCAGAAGCGGCAAGCTCTCCAGCAACCTCTGCCCTGAACCAGTTCAAAGATCGCTTTATTGACGCGTTTAAAATGGCGCTGCTGGCAATGAACGCCCAGCGGATGCGTACCTTTTTGACCATGCTCGGCATTATCATCGGTATCGCGTCCGTCGTTTCAGTGGTCGCACTGGGAAAAGGATCACAAGAGCAGGTGCTGGCCAATATCAACTCGATGGGCACCAGTACGCTGGAAATATTCCCCGGCAAAGGTTTCGGCGACATGGATGCCAGTGCTATCCAGACGCTACGCGCCAGTGATATTCAGCCACTGACGCAGCAGCCCTACGTGCATAGCGTGACGCCCTCTGTCTCCACCAGCGTAACGATGCGCTACGGTAATATTGCCGTTTCCGCCAGCATTTCTGGGGTTGGCGAACAGTTCTTCACCGTACGTGGTTATACGTTAGAACGTGGCGTGCTTTTCCCTCGTAGCAGCGTCGATGAACTGACGCAGGATGCGGTGATTGACAAAAACACGCGCGATAAGCTCTTTCCCCACGGCGAGGATCCCATTGGTCAGGTGATTTTGCTGGGCTCGTTGCCCGTTCGGATTATTGGCGTCGTCAGCAAGAATCAAGGCGGTTTTGGCAGCGATGAAAACCTGAACGTCTGGGTGCCATACACTACGGTGATGAAACGCATGGTCGGGCAGTCCTACCTGAAAAGCATCACGGTGCGGGTGAAAGACAATGTTGATATGAGCATCGCCGAGCAGAGGATTACCGATCTACTGATGCAGCGGCACGGTACGAAAGATTTCTTTATCATGAACACCGATAGCATCCGTCAAATGATCGAGAAAACCACCACCACGCTCACGCTACTGGTTTCGATGATTGCCCTGATTTCGCTGCTGGTCGGCGGTATCGGCGTGATGAATATCATGTTGGTGTCGGTCACGGAGCGAACCCGAGAGATCGGCGTTCGTATGGCGGTCGGCGCACGCACCAGCGACATCATGCAGCAGTTTCTTATCGAAGCCGTGTTGGTTTGTCTGTTCGGCGGCATTGCGGGCGTGGCGCTGTCGTTGGCTATCGGCGTGCTATTCGCACCGCTCAGCAGCAATTTTGCGATGATCTATTCCAGTTCATCGATTATTGCCGCGTTCCTGTGCTCCAGCCTAATCGGTATTATCTTCGGCTTCTTCCCCGCCCGTCGTGCGGCGCGAATGGAACCGATTCATGCGCTGGAGCGGGAATAG
- a CDS encoding HAMP domain-containing protein encodes MMIRGRLFWKILLGFWLTFLVISQLLWLAFSLGGDRHKPLEEIVVSRIATMQAEMVAAALQHGGLGELNDVMSLLPEKEQQYISITESPLPLSEQELVSSPQNALLDDAFTPDKRGAQRATYVIKQVSGPAGKWYQIRYDAELLRSEFRPPRPVEFLNVPAPFVIIAGFGGLLFSSVLAWSLARPLNQIRAGFDQVAQGDLNVRLLPVMRKRHDEISDVARDFDSMVERLDSLASAREQLLHDVSHELRSPLARLQLAIGLVRQNPDNLENSLQRIEREALLMDKMIGELLTLSRTENSGVEEAYFDLLGLVTAVVNDTRYEAQVTGVEILLVADEDDDYTIKGNAELMRRAVDNVMRNALRFSAPAQQVAVSLIGNEQEWTIQVADQGPGVEKSKLSSIFDPFIRVDSPLSGKGYGLGLAIARKVVLAHGGHIEADNGEPCGLVIRLCVPRWKA; translated from the coding sequence ATGATGATTCGTGGAAGACTTTTCTGGAAGATATTGCTGGGGTTCTGGCTGACGTTTCTCGTCATATCTCAGTTGCTATGGCTGGCTTTTTCCTTGGGCGGCGATCGCCATAAGCCGTTGGAAGAAATCGTGGTTTCACGCATTGCGACGATGCAAGCAGAGATGGTGGCCGCAGCGTTGCAACATGGCGGTCTGGGCGAACTCAACGATGTGATGTCGCTGCTACCGGAAAAAGAACAGCAATACATTTCCATCACGGAATCGCCTCTGCCGCTGTCGGAACAGGAATTAGTTTCCTCCCCGCAAAATGCTTTGCTCGACGACGCTTTTACGCCGGACAAACGTGGTGCGCAGCGTGCCACTTACGTGATCAAGCAGGTTAGTGGCCCAGCGGGAAAGTGGTATCAGATACGCTATGACGCCGAATTGCTACGCAGCGAATTTCGTCCTCCTCGTCCCGTCGAATTTCTCAATGTGCCTGCGCCGTTTGTGATCATTGCGGGGTTTGGTGGCTTGCTGTTCAGCTCGGTGCTGGCATGGAGTCTGGCACGCCCGTTGAACCAGATCCGCGCTGGTTTTGATCAGGTGGCGCAGGGCGATCTGAATGTGCGCCTGCTGCCGGTAATGCGTAAACGTCACGATGAAATCAGCGATGTGGCGCGTGATTTCGATTCCATGGTCGAACGGTTGGATAGCTTGGCTAGCGCGCGTGAACAGCTGCTTCATGATGTTTCGCATGAGCTGCGATCCCCACTGGCGCGTTTGCAGCTTGCCATCGGGCTGGTGAGGCAGAACCCGGACAATCTAGAAAACTCTTTGCAGCGTATCGAACGTGAAGCTTTGCTGATGGATAAGATGATTGGCGAACTGCTGACGCTATCGCGCACGGAGAATTCCGGTGTTGAGGAGGCCTATTTTGATTTATTGGGGCTGGTGACGGCAGTGGTAAACGATACGCGTTATGAAGCGCAGGTCACTGGCGTTGAAATCCTGCTCGTGGCGGATGAAGACGACGATTACACGATCAAAGGCAACGCGGAGCTGATGCGCAGGGCTGTCGATAATGTGATGCGCAACGCGCTACGTTTTTCTGCACCCGCACAGCAGGTTGCGGTGTCGTTAATTGGCAATGAGCAGGAGTGGACGATTCAGGTTGCCGATCAGGGGCCAGGCGTGGAGAAAAGTAAGCTCTCCAGTATCTTCGATCCTTTCATTCGTGTTGATTCACCATTGTCCGGCAAGGGCTATGGATTAGGGTTGGCGATTGCTCGCAAAGTAGTGCTGGCACACGGTGGGCATATTGAGGCGGATAACGGTGAGCCGTGTGGGTTAGTGATTCGTCTGTGCGTGCCGCGCTGGAAAGCCTGA
- the cysT gene encoding sulfate/thiosulfate ABC transporter permease CysT translates to MSFGAGNLFSGSSKRVLPGFALSLGSSLLFVCLILLLPLSALVMQLSEMSWAQYWAVITNPQVVAAYKVTLLAAGLATVFNAGFGLLMAWILTRYRFPGRALLDGLMDLPFALPTAVAGLTLAALFSTTGWYGAWLAEYGIKVSYTWLGITVAMAFTSIPFVVRTVQPVLEDLGPEYEEAAQTLGANRWQCFRYVILPELTPALLTGTALSFARSLGEFGAVIFIAGNLAWQTEVVSLMIFIRLQEFDFPAASAIASVVLAVSLLILFAVNVLQSRFGQRTRSV, encoded by the coding sequence ATGTCTTTTGGTGCGGGTAACCTCTTTTCTGGTTCCAGTAAACGGGTGCTGCCGGGATTCGCGCTGAGTCTGGGCAGCAGCCTGCTGTTTGTCTGTCTGATTCTGTTACTGCCCTTAAGTGCGCTAGTGATGCAACTCTCTGAAATGAGTTGGGCGCAGTACTGGGCGGTGATTACCAATCCACAGGTGGTGGCCGCTTACAAGGTGACGCTCTTGGCTGCCGGATTGGCGACGGTATTTAATGCGGGGTTTGGCCTGTTAATGGCGTGGATTCTGACGCGTTACCGCTTTCCCGGCCGTGCTCTGCTGGATGGGCTGATGGACTTACCCTTTGCGCTCCCCACCGCTGTAGCGGGGCTGACGCTGGCTGCACTGTTTTCAACCACAGGTTGGTACGGCGCATGGCTGGCCGAATACGGTATCAAGGTGTCCTATACCTGGCTTGGCATTACGGTCGCGATGGCATTCACCAGTATTCCTTTTGTGGTGCGCACCGTTCAACCGGTATTGGAAGATCTGGGGCCGGAATACGAAGAAGCGGCGCAGACGCTGGGAGCGAATCGCTGGCAGTGTTTTCGCTACGTTATTTTACCGGAATTAACCCCGGCGCTATTAACGGGCACGGCACTGTCGTTTGCCCGCAGTCTAGGCGAGTTTGGCGCGGTTATCTTTATTGCGGGTAATCTCGCCTGGCAGACGGAAGTTGTTTCGCTAATGATTTTTATCCGCTTGCAGGAGTTTGATTTCCCCGCCGCCAGCGCGATTGCTTCCGTCGTGTTAGCCGTTTCTTTATTGATACTGTTTGCTGTCAATGTGCTGCAAAGCCGTTTTGGTCAACGGACCCGGAGCGTGTAA
- the cysW gene encoding sulfate/thiosulfate ABC transporter permease CysW, with protein sequence MAEIRNVKPQHQPHPVRQERNWAKAALIALGVILSLIMLVIPLVSIFAAALSHGLGGVWRNLSDPDMLHAIGLTLLVVAIVVPVNLVFGTLLAWLVTRFQFPGRQLLLTLIDIPFAVSPVVAGLLYLLFYSTNGPVGGWLDEQGLQLMFAWPGIALVTIFVTCPFVVRELVPVMMSQGSQEEEAAVLLGASGWQVFYKVTLPNIRWALLYGVVLTNARAIGEFGAVSVVSGSIRGETYTLPLQVELLHQDYNSVGAFTAAALLTVMAILTLFIKSAIQWRVNRQLTQGREQNPPEKP encoded by the coding sequence ATGGCGGAAATTCGTAACGTGAAGCCGCAGCACCAACCTCATCCTGTTCGGCAAGAGCGCAACTGGGCGAAAGCGGCGTTGATTGCACTGGGCGTCATATTATCGCTCATCATGCTGGTCATCCCCTTGGTGTCAATTTTTGCTGCTGCACTATCGCACGGGCTAGGCGGTGTCTGGCGTAACCTGAGCGATCCTGACATGCTGCACGCGATCGGCCTCACGCTGCTGGTGGTCGCGATTGTCGTACCGGTGAACCTAGTATTTGGCACGCTGCTGGCGTGGCTGGTCACGCGTTTTCAGTTTCCGGGGCGGCAACTGTTACTCACGCTGATCGACATTCCTTTTGCCGTCTCGCCGGTGGTTGCCGGTTTGCTGTATCTGCTCTTTTACAGTACCAATGGCCCGGTTGGCGGCTGGCTGGACGAACAGGGGCTACAGCTGATGTTTGCCTGGCCGGGCATTGCACTGGTGACGATATTCGTGACCTGCCCGTTTGTGGTGAGGGAACTGGTTCCGGTGATGATGAGTCAGGGCAGTCAGGAGGAAGAGGCTGCCGTGCTACTCGGTGCGTCAGGCTGGCAAGTGTTCTACAAGGTGACGTTACCGAATATTCGCTGGGCGCTACTCTATGGCGTTGTGCTCACCAATGCGCGGGCGATTGGCGAGTTTGGCGCGGTATCCGTGGTCTCTGGCTCGATTCGGGGCGAAACCTACACGTTGCCGTTACAGGTCGAATTATTGCATCAGGATTATAACAGTGTGGGGGCGTTTACCGCTGCGGCGCTATTAACCGTGATGGCGATACTGACGCTGTTTATCAAAAGCGCTATACAGTGGCGCGTTAATCGACAGTTGACGCAAGGACGAGAACAGAACCCGCCAGAGAAGCCGTAA
- a CDS encoding PTS glucose transporter subunit IIA yields the protein MGLFDKLKSLVSDDKKDTGSIEIIAPLSGEIVNIEDVPDVVFAEKIVGDGIAIKPTGNKMVAPVDGTIGKIFETNHAFSIESDSGIELFVHFGIDTVELKGEGFKRIAEEGQRVKKGDVVIEFDLALLEEKAKSTLTPVVISNMDEIKELTKLSGTVVVGETPVIRIKK from the coding sequence ATGGGTTTGTTCGATAAATTGAAATCTCTGGTTTCTGACGATAAAAAAGACACTGGCAGCATCGAAATCATTGCCCCGCTGTCTGGTGAAATCGTCAATATTGAAGATGTTCCTGATGTCGTATTTGCAGAGAAAATCGTCGGCGACGGCATTGCCATCAAACCAACTGGCAACAAGATGGTCGCACCGGTAGACGGCACCATCGGTAAAATCTTTGAAACCAACCATGCGTTTTCCATCGAGTCTGACAGCGGCATTGAGCTGTTTGTGCACTTTGGTATCGATACCGTTGAACTGAAAGGCGAAGGCTTCAAGCGCATCGCCGAAGAAGGTCAACGCGTGAAGAAAGGCGATGTCGTTATCGAGTTTGACCTGGCTCTGCTAGAAGAAAAAGCGAAGTCTACCCTGACACCAGTGGTTATTTCCAACATGGATGAAATCAAGGAATTGACCAAACTGAGTGGTACGGTTGTTGTCGGTGAAACACCGGTTATCCGTATCAAAAAGTAA
- a CDS encoding response regulator transcription factor codes for MNILLVDDDVELGDMLCEYLNAEGFSTSRVLTGREGVNGAISGDYTAMILDVMLPDMSGIDVLRQIRKTQQLPIIMLTARGDNIDRVIGLEMGADDYMPKPCYPRELVARLRAVLRRYDDQPSTKRDESVAASGDLVLNPATRISEWRGKPFDLTASEFNLLELLLRSPERVVSKDELSEKCLGRRREAYDRSVDVHISNIRQKLGALAGNTMTIETVRSVGYRIR; via the coding sequence ATGAATATTTTACTGGTCGATGACGACGTAGAGCTAGGCGATATGCTCTGTGAGTACCTGAATGCGGAAGGGTTTTCGACATCTCGGGTGCTAACGGGTAGAGAAGGCGTCAATGGCGCGATATCAGGTGACTACACCGCGATGATCTTGGATGTCATGTTGCCGGATATGAGTGGGATTGATGTGCTGCGCCAGATCAGAAAAACCCAGCAGTTGCCCATCATTATGCTGACGGCGAGAGGTGACAATATCGACAGAGTCATCGGTCTGGAAATGGGGGCGGATGACTATATGCCTAAACCTTGCTACCCGCGTGAACTGGTAGCGAGGCTGCGTGCGGTGCTACGTCGCTATGACGATCAGCCGAGTACAAAGCGAGACGAAAGTGTGGCTGCCAGTGGCGATCTGGTATTGAACCCCGCAACGCGCATCAGTGAATGGCGTGGGAAGCCGTTTGATCTAACGGCGTCTGAGTTTAATTTACTGGAGTTGCTGCTCCGTTCCCCTGAGCGGGTTGTGTCAAAAGATGAGCTGTCCGAAAAATGTCTGGGGCGTCGCCGTGAGGCCTATGACCGCAGCGTGGACGTACACATCAGCAATATTCGTCAGAAGCTCGGGGCATTGGCGGGCAACACGATGACGATTGAAACGGTGCGCAGCGTAGGATATCGGATTCGCTGA
- the cysM gene encoding cysteine synthase CysM, whose protein sequence is MTTLEQCIGNTPLVKLQRMTQGLKSEIWLKLEGNNPAGSVKDRAAFSMILQAENRGDITPGDRLIEATSGNTGIALAMIAALKGYRLRLLMPDNMSYERQTAMRAYGAELVLVNRKLGMEGARDRAKQMVLAGEGKTLDQFNNPDNSLAHFLTTGPEIWQQTAGKLTHFISSMGTTGTISGVSRYLKQQNPAICTVGLQPAEGSHIPGIRRWTPDYMPGIFRADLVDRILDMTQVDAENTLRQLARQEGIFCGVSTGGAVAGALRIAAENPGSVIVAIACDRGDRYLSTGVFD, encoded by the coding sequence GTGACAACGCTTGAGCAGTGTATTGGCAATACCCCGCTGGTGAAATTACAGCGCATGACGCAGGGGTTGAAGAGTGAAATCTGGCTGAAGCTGGAAGGGAATAATCCCGCCGGTTCGGTAAAGGATCGCGCTGCATTCTCTATGATCCTGCAGGCGGAAAATCGTGGTGACATTACTCCCGGTGACCGGCTGATCGAGGCGACCAGCGGCAATACCGGTATTGCGCTGGCAATGATTGCTGCGCTAAAAGGCTACCGGCTGCGCTTGCTGATGCCGGACAACATGAGCTATGAACGCCAGACTGCGATGCGTGCATATGGCGCAGAGCTGGTGTTGGTCAATCGCAAGCTGGGGATGGAAGGGGCACGAGATCGGGCGAAACAGATGGTACTGGCGGGGGAAGGGAAGACGCTCGATCAGTTCAATAATCCAGACAACTCGCTGGCGCACTTTCTCACGACGGGTCCAGAAATCTGGCAGCAGACGGCAGGCAAGCTGACGCACTTTATCTCCAGTATGGGAACGACCGGTACGATCTCCGGCGTTAGCCGCTACCTGAAGCAGCAGAATCCGGCAATCTGTACGGTAGGGTTACAGCCTGCGGAAGGGAGCCACATTCCCGGTATTCGCCGTTGGACGCCGGACTATATGCCAGGTATTTTCCGCGCCGATCTGGTCGATCGTATTCTGGATATGACGCAAGTGGATGCCGAGAATACGCTGCGGCAACTGGCGCGTCAGGAAGGTATTTTCTGCGGTGTCAGTACCGGTGGTGCGGTGGCTGGCGCGCTGCGGATTGCGGCGGAAAACCCCGGCAGCGTGATTGTGGCGATCGCCTGCGATCGTGGCGATCGGTATCTGTCCACCGGGGTATTTGATTAA
- a CDS encoding efflux RND transporter periplasmic adaptor subunit, translating to MQSRFFTRRRTTIAIGLIVTAVLIHLFFNKPSPAPNALTTAAEIADLEQTVLADGKIEAQKQVSVGAQASGQIKALHVKLGDKVQKGQLIAEIDDLTQQDTLKNGEAALKNVQAQRAAKLAELRNNELSWQRQQMLMKRGVGVQADYDSAKATLDATKANIDALDAQIVQAQITVNTAKVNLGYTQIRSPMDGTVVAIPVEAGQTVNAIQTTPTIAKVANLDTMTIKVKISEADVVKVKTGMPVWFSILGEPNKRYEATLSSIEPAPDSINTDSTTTSSSTSSSSSSSSTAIYYNGQFDVKNADGVLRISMTAQVYILLSSVKNAIVVPATALTLRNGMWYVQVVNANKKVESRLVTLGLNDNVRTQIRSGISVGEQVVVSQSSGDAASAHPGPQTGM from the coding sequence ATGCAATCACGATTTTTTACTCGTCGCCGTACGACGATCGCCATTGGTCTTATCGTCACTGCCGTACTTATTCATCTGTTTTTTAACAAACCCTCGCCAGCCCCCAATGCGCTTACTACCGCCGCAGAGATTGCGGATCTCGAACAGACGGTACTCGCCGACGGAAAAATTGAGGCACAGAAGCAGGTCAGCGTCGGCGCACAAGCCTCAGGACAAATCAAAGCACTGCACGTCAAGCTCGGCGATAAAGTGCAAAAAGGGCAATTGATCGCCGAGATTGATGACCTCACCCAGCAGGACACGTTAAAGAATGGCGAGGCCGCGCTAAAAAACGTTCAGGCTCAGCGAGCCGCCAAACTGGCGGAATTGCGTAATAACGAATTAAGCTGGCAGCGTCAGCAAATGCTGATGAAGCGCGGCGTTGGCGTACAGGCCGATTACGATAGTGCGAAGGCGACGCTCGATGCGACCAAAGCCAATATCGACGCGCTAGACGCCCAAATCGTTCAGGCGCAGATCACCGTCAACACCGCCAAGGTTAATCTGGGATATACGCAGATTCGCTCACCGATGGATGGCACCGTCGTCGCGATTCCGGTTGAAGCTGGCCAAACGGTGAACGCGATCCAGACGACGCCAACCATCGCCAAAGTCGCCAATCTGGACACCATGACCATCAAGGTCAAAATATCAGAAGCCGATGTCGTCAAGGTAAAAACCGGTATGCCGGTCTGGTTCAGCATTCTGGGCGAGCCGAATAAACGCTACGAAGCCACGCTGAGTTCGATTGAGCCCGCGCCAGACTCCATCAACACTGACTCGACAACGACGTCATCCAGCACAAGCAGCTCCAGTTCATCATCCAGTACCGCAATCTATTACAACGGTCAGTTCGATGTGAAAAACGCCGACGGCGTATTGCGTATTTCAATGACGGCTCAGGTCTATATTCTGCTGTCTTCGGTGAAAAATGCCATCGTCGTTCCCGCGACCGCGCTCACCTTGCGCAATGGCATGTGGTATGTGCAGGTCGTGAACGCGAACAAGAAGGTTGAATCCCGTCTGGTAACGCTTGGCCTCAACGATAACGTGCGTACCCAAATCCGTTCGGGGATCAGCGTCGGTGAACAGGTGGTTGTCAGCCAGTCATCCGGCGATGCGGCCTCCGCGCATCCCGGCCCGCAGACGGGGATGTAA
- the ptsI gene encoding phosphoenolpyruvate-protein phosphotransferase PtsI: MISGILVSPGIAFGKALLLKEDEILINRKKISADQVEQEIERFLTGRSKASAQLEAIKKKAGETLGAEKEAIFEGHIMLLEDEEFEQEIIALIKDEHASADAAAFSVIENQAKALEELDDEYLKERAADMRDIGKRLLRNILNMTIVDLGDIQDEVILVATDLTPSETAQLNLDKVLGFITDIGGRTSHTSIMARSLELPAIVGTTDVTRQVKNGDYLILDAVNNKIYQNPTADKIEELKAVQQQYHAEKYELAKLKDLPAITLDGHQVEVCANIGTVRDVAGAERNGAEGVGLYRTEFLFMDRDSLPTEEEQFQAYKAVAEAVGAQAVIVRTMDIGGDKDLPYMDLPKEENPFLGWRAIRICLDRKEILHAQLRAILRASNFGKLRIMFPMIISVEEVRELKAELEMLKAQLREEGKVFDESIEVGVMVETPAAAVIAPHLAKEVDFFSIGTNDLTQYTLAVDRGNELISHLYNPMSPAVLTLIKQVIDASHAEGKWTGMCGELAGDERATLLLLGMGLDEFSMSAISIPSIKKIIRNANYEDAKALAEQALAQPTAQELSNLVSRFIKEKTLC; this comes from the coding sequence ATGATTTCAGGCATATTAGTATCACCGGGTATTGCTTTTGGTAAGGCACTGTTACTGAAAGAAGATGAAATTCTCATCAACCGGAAAAAAATCTCTGCGGATCAGGTGGAGCAGGAAATTGAACGTTTTCTGACTGGCCGTTCCAAAGCATCCGCACAGTTGGAAGCTATCAAGAAGAAAGCGGGCGAGACGCTGGGCGCAGAGAAAGAAGCCATCTTCGAAGGGCACATCATGCTGCTTGAAGATGAAGAGTTCGAGCAGGAAATCATAGCCCTGATTAAAGATGAACATGCTTCCGCCGACGCCGCCGCGTTTTCTGTCATCGAAAATCAGGCCAAAGCACTGGAAGAGCTTGATGATGAATATCTGAAAGAACGCGCTGCGGACATGCGTGATATTGGGAAGCGTTTGCTACGAAACATTCTCAATATGACCATCGTCGATCTGGGCGATATTCAGGATGAAGTCATTCTGGTTGCAACGGACCTGACGCCGTCAGAAACCGCGCAGCTGAATCTGGACAAAGTGCTGGGCTTCATTACCGATATCGGTGGCCGCACGTCTCACACCTCCATTATGGCCCGTTCTCTGGAACTGCCTGCGATCGTCGGCACGACCGATGTGACCCGTCAGGTCAAAAACGGCGACTATCTGATTCTGGATGCAGTAAACAACAAGATCTACCAGAATCCGACTGCGGATAAAATTGAAGAATTAAAAGCCGTTCAGCAGCAATACCACGCTGAAAAGTATGAGCTGGCCAAGCTGAAAGATCTGCCGGCCATCACGCTGGACGGTCATCAGGTTGAAGTCTGTGCCAACATCGGTACCGTGCGCGATGTCGCGGGTGCTGAGCGTAACGGCGCAGAAGGTGTTGGCCTGTATCGTACCGAATTCCTATTCATGGATCGTGACTCACTGCCGACCGAAGAAGAGCAGTTCCAGGCATATAAGGCCGTTGCTGAAGCCGTTGGCGCTCAGGCAGTTATCGTCCGCACCATGGATATCGGCGGTGACAAAGACCTGCCTTACATGGATCTGCCGAAGGAAGAGAACCCGTTCCTTGGCTGGCGTGCAATCCGTATCTGTCTGGATCGTAAAGAGATCCTGCACGCTCAGCTGCGTGCTATTCTGCGCGCGTCCAACTTTGGCAAACTGCGTATCATGTTCCCAATGATCATCTCCGTGGAAGAAGTACGTGAGCTGAAAGCCGAACTTGAGATGCTGAAAGCGCAGTTGAGAGAAGAAGGTAAAGTCTTCGACGAAAGCATTGAAGTCGGCGTTATGGTTGAAACACCTGCCGCCGCCGTCATCGCGCCACATTTAGCCAAAGAAGTCGACTTCTTTAGTATTGGGACAAATGACTTAACCCAGTATACTCTGGCAGTTGATCGCGGTAATGAGCTGATTTCTCATCTCTATAATCCGATGTCCCCAGCCGTCCTTACCCTGATTAAACAGGTCATCGACGCGTCTCACGCCGAAGGCAAGTGGACAGGGATGTGCGGTGAGCTCGCCGGTGACGAACGTGCTACACTACTGTTATTGGGAATGGGTCTGGACGAATTCAGCATGAGTGCGATCTCTATCCCGAGCATCAAGAAAATCATCCGTAATGCAAATTACGAAGATGCGAAGGCGCTGGCGGAGCAAGCATTAGCTCAACCGACAGCACAAGAGTTAAGCAATCTGGTGAGCCGCTTTATTAAAGAAAAAACGCTCTGCTGA
- a CDS encoding phosphocarrier protein Hpr, producing the protein MFQQEVTITAPNGLHTRPAAQFVKEAKGFTSDITVTSNGKSASAKSLFKLQTLGLTQGTVVTIAAEGEDEQKAVEHLVKLMAELE; encoded by the coding sequence ATGTTCCAGCAAGAAGTGACTATCACCGCACCGAATGGCCTGCACACTCGTCCCGCTGCTCAGTTCGTCAAAGAAGCCAAAGGCTTCACTTCAGACATCACCGTGACGTCCAACGGCAAGAGCGCTAGCGCCAAAAGTCTGTTCAAATTACAAACACTCGGCTTAACACAAGGAACTGTGGTTACTATCGCTGCGGAAGGCGAAGACGAACAAAAGGCGGTTGAACACCTGGTCAAGCTGATGGCTGAGCTCGAATAA